A genomic segment from Candidatus Nanopelagicales bacterium encodes:
- a CDS encoding cysteine desulfurase → MSISEVDVARIRKDFPILSRTVRNGKQLRYLDTAATSQKPTAVLDAERDFYENRNAAVHRGAHQLAEEATDAYESARRRIAGFVGGEPNDLVFTKNATEALNLAAYAFSNSTAKVAAGAPLTDGSERFLLRPGDEIVVTEMEHHANLVPWQELCAKTGATLRWFGLTDDGRLDLSNAAELITPRTKCVAVVHQSNILGTVNDVARIGAWAAEVDSLFVVDGCQSIPHMPVDVQTLGADLVAWSGHKMLGPTGIGCLWGRSEVLAAMPPFISGGSMIEKVTMAGSTYARPPQRFEAGVPMTAQAVGLAAAVDYLTDIGMANVENYEHELTGYALSALAAIDGVRIVGPTDNVDRGGAISFEVDGIHPHDVGQVLDDRGVAVRVGHHCAAPTCRRYGVAATVRASFGIYNTTDEIDALSEAVVAAQDFFGTRG, encoded by the coding sequence ATGAGCATTTCTGAGGTCGACGTCGCCAGGATCAGGAAGGACTTCCCGATCCTGAGTCGCACCGTGCGCAACGGCAAGCAACTGCGGTACCTGGATACGGCCGCGACCTCCCAGAAGCCAACGGCCGTGCTGGATGCCGAGCGTGATTTCTACGAAAACCGCAACGCTGCGGTCCACCGTGGGGCGCACCAGCTTGCCGAGGAGGCGACGGATGCGTACGAGTCAGCTCGCCGTCGGATCGCTGGCTTCGTGGGCGGCGAGCCGAACGACCTGGTGTTCACCAAGAATGCCACTGAGGCGTTGAACCTGGCGGCCTATGCATTCTCGAATTCCACGGCGAAGGTGGCCGCGGGCGCGCCACTTACCGATGGCAGCGAGCGGTTTCTGCTGCGCCCCGGTGACGAGATCGTCGTTACCGAAATGGAGCATCACGCAAATCTGGTTCCGTGGCAGGAACTGTGTGCCAAGACAGGTGCGACCCTTCGCTGGTTTGGTTTAACTGACGACGGCCGCCTTGATTTGTCCAATGCCGCCGAGCTCATTACCCCCCGGACAAAGTGCGTCGCGGTGGTCCATCAGTCGAACATTCTGGGAACCGTCAACGATGTTGCGCGGATTGGCGCTTGGGCGGCTGAGGTCGACAGCCTGTTCGTCGTCGACGGCTGCCAGTCGATTCCGCACATGCCTGTTGATGTGCAGACCCTTGGGGCAGACCTGGTTGCATGGAGCGGGCACAAGATGCTGGGTCCGACGGGCATCGGATGCCTGTGGGGCCGCAGCGAGGTCTTGGCCGCGATGCCGCCGTTCATCTCCGGTGGCTCAATGATCGAAAAGGTCACGATGGCAGGCAGCACCTACGCACGGCCCCCTCAACGTTTCGAAGCCGGTGTGCCAATGACCGCCCAAGCGGTTGGGCTCGCCGCCGCCGTCGACTATTTGACCGACATCGGCATGGCCAACGTCGAGAACTACGAGCACGAGCTGACTGGCTACGCGTTGTCCGCGCTTGCGGCGATCGACGGCGTGCGAATCGTCGGGCCGACGGACAACGTCGACCGGGGTGGGGCGATCTCGTTCGAAGTGGACGGGATCCATCCACACGACGTCGGCCAGGTGCTCGACGATCGCGGTGTGGCTGTCCGAGTCGGTCACCACTGCGCCGCTCCGACCTGCCGCCGCTATGGCGTTGCAGCAACCGTCCGGGCATCGTTCGGGATTTACAACACCACGGATGAGATTGATGCGTTGAGCGAAGCAGTCGTTGCGGCACAAGACTTCTTTGGGACGCGTGGCTGA
- a CDS encoding transcriptional regulator, whose amino-acid sequence MAELTKGRRVTGGERDKLAADLKKKYNSGASIRELAEGTGRSYGFIHRVLSESGVTLRGRGGATRGKKSKAKK is encoded by the coding sequence GTGGCTGAACTAACCAAAGGTCGGCGAGTCACCGGAGGCGAACGCGACAAACTCGCCGCCGATCTGAAGAAGAAGTACAACTCCGGAGCAAGTATTCGCGAACTCGCAGAAGGCACTGGCCGCTCGTATGGGTTCATTCATCGAGTGCTGTCGGAATCCGGCGTAACTCTGCGCGGGCGCGGCGGGGCAACCCGCGGCAAGAAGAGCAAGGCAAAGAAGTAG
- a CDS encoding SDR family oxidoreductase has product MDLGLTDRVFVVTGGSRGLGLAGAQELVANGARVVIAARDSHQLAEAVSILGGHDNAVGLPVDMADPAGAEILTAAAVARFGRLDGALISVGGPPPGGVLTITDEQWQEAFQSVVLGSLRVARAAARAISRAEQGPLGTGGAILFLLSTSVRTPLPGLAISNVLRPGLAGAVKDLADTLGPRGVRVNAVLPGRFATDRAFALDASLGSPARVRSRNEAEIPLQRYGEPAEFGRTAAFLLSPAASYVTGAALAVDGGSTRAI; this is encoded by the coding sequence ATGGATCTTGGGCTGACAGACCGCGTCTTCGTGGTGACCGGTGGGTCGCGCGGACTTGGCTTGGCTGGCGCCCAGGAGTTGGTGGCCAACGGAGCACGAGTGGTGATCGCTGCCCGCGACTCCCACCAGTTGGCCGAAGCGGTCAGCATCCTCGGTGGCCACGACAATGCCGTCGGACTGCCCGTGGATATGGCCGATCCGGCCGGAGCCGAGATACTCACAGCCGCAGCAGTGGCACGGTTTGGCCGCCTCGACGGAGCCCTGATCAGTGTCGGCGGTCCACCACCCGGTGGGGTGCTGACCATTACCGACGAACAATGGCAAGAAGCATTTCAATCAGTCGTGTTGGGATCGCTGCGGGTCGCACGCGCGGCCGCTCGCGCAATCTCTCGAGCCGAGCAGGGACCACTGGGAACGGGCGGGGCCATCCTGTTTCTGCTATCGACGTCGGTCCGAACGCCGCTACCGGGCCTCGCCATCTCAAACGTCTTACGACCTGGCCTAGCGGGTGCTGTCAAGGATTTGGCCGATACACTCGGTCCCCGCGGGGTGCGGGTCAACGCCGTGTTGCCCGGGCGCTTCGCGACGGATCGAGCATTCGCGCTGGACGCGTCGCTGGGGAGTCCCGCCCGGGTCCGTAGCCGCAACGAAGCGGAAATACCGCTGCAGCGGTACGGCGAACCGGCGGAGTTCGGAAGGACGGCAGCGTTCCTGCTCTCGCCGGCGGCCTCCTACGTGACCGGAGCCGCACTTGCCGTCGACGGCGGGTCCACCCGCGCGATCTGA
- a CDS encoding SUF system NifU family Fe-S cluster assembly protein yields MYQEVILDHYRRPHGKGLREPFDSEVHHVNPTCGDEITLRVRLAGDPGGPTIDEVSFDGQGCSISQASASVMHDQVSGLALDEALATLDEFSALMKSATESVEPNEELLGDAIAFEGVAKYPARIKCALLGWMAFKDAALQAAAARAGDNE; encoded by the coding sequence ATGTACCAAGAGGTGATCCTGGATCATTACCGGCGTCCGCATGGGAAGGGTCTGCGGGAACCGTTTGATTCGGAGGTTCACCACGTCAATCCGACCTGCGGTGATGAAATCACCTTGCGGGTTCGACTGGCCGGCGATCCCGGCGGTCCAACGATCGATGAGGTGTCCTTCGATGGGCAGGGTTGTTCCATCTCACAAGCGTCTGCGAGTGTGATGCACGATCAGGTTTCCGGACTCGCTCTCGACGAGGCACTCGCCACCCTGGATGAATTCTCCGCGCTCATGAAGAGCGCGACCGAGTCGGTCGAGCCGAACGAGGAATTGCTAGGGGATGCGATCGCGTTCGAAGGAGTAGCGAAGTACCCAGCACGAATCAAATGCGCGCTGCTGGGCTGGATGGCATTCAAGGACGCCGCGCTGCAAGCTGCGGCGGCGCGAGCAGGTGACAACGAATGA
- a CDS encoding enoyl-CoA hydratase/isomerase family protein produces MSGAQSVAVGDAALRSPAGLRVDRDGAVVTITIDRPDSRNSQTPALWRELVDVANSFGPETRAVILQGSGSAFSAGLDRAMFAQGIPGEQSLLTLADQSAQDFSDTIATYQRAFTCWRELDAITVAAVQGYAIGAGFQLALGADMMVVAEDVQLSMKETQLGLVPDLGGTKPLIQAVGYSRALEICASGRWLGAEEAVASGIAVASSPVPELAERAEALVASMLSAPPNALIETKKLLRDADLRTRAQQCEQERDAQRRRITELATLVKGQ; encoded by the coding sequence GTGTCTGGCGCGCAAAGCGTTGCGGTCGGTGACGCTGCCTTGAGATCTCCGGCTGGGCTGCGCGTCGATCGCGACGGTGCGGTGGTGACAATCACCATCGATCGGCCCGACTCGCGCAACTCGCAAACCCCGGCGCTCTGGCGAGAGCTCGTGGACGTGGCGAACAGCTTCGGTCCGGAGACGCGGGCCGTTATCTTGCAGGGCTCCGGGTCTGCCTTTTCTGCCGGTTTGGACCGCGCCATGTTCGCGCAGGGGATTCCCGGCGAGCAATCGCTGCTCACCTTGGCCGACCAATCAGCGCAAGACTTCAGTGACACCATCGCCACCTATCAGCGCGCATTCACCTGCTGGCGAGAACTCGACGCCATCACCGTGGCGGCAGTTCAGGGGTACGCGATCGGGGCTGGCTTTCAGCTCGCCCTCGGCGCGGACATGATGGTCGTCGCCGAGGATGTTCAGCTGAGCATGAAAGAGACCCAGCTCGGTTTGGTGCCCGACCTTGGCGGTACCAAGCCACTGATTCAGGCTGTCGGGTACTCCAGAGCGCTGGAGATCTGCGCGTCCGGCCGCTGGTTGGGTGCCGAGGAAGCCGTCGCCAGTGGGATCGCTGTCGCCAGTTCGCCTGTTCCCGAGCTTGCCGAGCGCGCAGAGGCATTGGTTGCGTCGATGCTGAGTGCGCCACCGAATGCGCTGATCGAAACGAAGAAGTTGCTGCGCGATGCGGACCTGCGCACCCGCGCGCAGCAGTGTGAGCAGGAGCGCGACGCGCAACGTCGTCGAATCACCGAACTTGCGACGCTAGTCAAGGGCCAATAG
- the sufC gene encoding Fe-S cluster assembly ATPase SufC (part of SUF system involved in inserting iron-sulfur clusters into proteins; in Escherichia coli this protein forms a complex with SufBD; the SufBCD complex stimulates the cysteine desulfurase SufS in conjunction with SufE) has protein sequence WMGEMKEAMGSLQVDPTFASRNVNEGFSGGERKRHEILQMELLKPKIAVLDETDSGLDVDALKVVGEGVNRVREQLDTGLLLITHTTRLLKQIPAEFVHVFVDGRIVASGGPELAEQIDADGYEQFIPAKAAT, from the coding sequence TGGATGGGTGAGATGAAGGAGGCGATGGGTTCGCTTCAGGTCGACCCGACTTTTGCCTCCCGCAATGTCAACGAAGGTTTCTCCGGCGGGGAGCGCAAGCGACACGAGATCTTGCAGATGGAACTACTCAAACCCAAGATCGCGGTTTTGGACGAGACCGATTCAGGCCTGGATGTCGACGCACTCAAGGTTGTCGGCGAAGGCGTCAATCGCGTCCGCGAGCAGCTGGACACCGGCCTGTTGCTCATCACGCACACGACCCGGCTGCTCAAGCAAATCCCAGCCGAGTTCGTGCACGTGTTCGTGGACGGTCGAATCGTCGCCAGTGGCGGCCCGGAACTTGCTGAGCAAATCGACGCTGACGGCTATGAGCAGTTCATCCCGGCGAAGGCAGCCACCTGA
- a CDS encoding ABC-F family ATP-binding cassette domain-containing protein encodes MITARDIELRAGARLLVDEAILQVQTNDRIGLVGRNGAGKTTLMRVLAGETAPAGGEVSRTGSVGYLAQDPEAADPDQSVRARLLSARDLDQIELRMRAAEKAMASADDATRDKAMRRYERAEQEFVSAGGYGGTAEAAAVAAGLGIDDRMMASRLGDLSGGQRRRVELARLLFAEQSTLLLDEPTNHLDADSISWLRGFLQAHTGGLVVISHDVDLLADVVNKVAFLDADRLVLDHYNLGWHDYLKARETDERRRRRERANADKTAATLTAQAEKMRAKATKARAAQQMLRRADKLRDGQPELRRSEKVARLRFPDPRPCGKVPLTATSLAKSYGSLEVFTGVDLAIDRGARVVILGLNGAGKTTLLRIIAGAETSDAGELHPGHGLKVGYYAQEHETLNRSASLLENIQASAVELSEQQARDLLGSFLFSGDRVSQLAGTLSGGERTRLALAMLVVSGANLLLLDEPTNNLDPASREQVLSALSTYPGAVVLVTHDVGAVDALEPEKVLLLPDGDEDLWNDSYRELVVLA; translated from the coding sequence GTGATTACTGCCAGGGACATTGAACTTCGCGCCGGAGCCAGGTTGCTCGTAGACGAGGCAATCCTGCAAGTACAGACCAATGACCGCATTGGATTGGTTGGGCGCAACGGTGCGGGTAAGACGACTCTCATGCGGGTATTAGCCGGTGAGACCGCCCCAGCCGGCGGAGAGGTCTCCCGGACAGGCAGCGTCGGTTATCTGGCTCAAGACCCCGAGGCGGCGGACCCCGACCAGTCGGTCCGTGCACGGCTGCTCTCAGCACGGGACCTGGACCAGATCGAGTTGCGGATGCGTGCCGCCGAGAAGGCGATGGCAAGCGCCGACGATGCGACGCGAGACAAGGCCATGCGCCGGTATGAACGCGCGGAACAGGAATTCGTCTCGGCCGGGGGATATGGCGGAACGGCTGAAGCTGCGGCGGTCGCGGCCGGGCTTGGGATTGACGATCGGATGATGGCGTCGCGACTCGGCGATCTTTCGGGCGGTCAACGTCGTCGGGTTGAGCTCGCACGGCTGCTCTTTGCCGAACAATCAACCCTCCTGCTCGATGAGCCAACGAACCACCTGGACGCCGATTCGATCAGTTGGCTGCGCGGATTCCTGCAGGCCCACACCGGCGGGCTGGTAGTCATCAGTCACGACGTGGACCTGCTCGCCGACGTGGTCAACAAGGTGGCCTTCCTGGATGCGGATCGGTTGGTCCTCGATCACTACAACCTCGGTTGGCACGATTACCTCAAAGCCAGAGAAACCGACGAGCGGCGGCGTCGCCGGGAACGTGCGAATGCCGACAAGACCGCTGCGACGCTCACCGCCCAGGCCGAGAAGATGCGGGCAAAGGCCACGAAGGCTCGCGCGGCGCAACAAATGCTGCGACGCGCAGACAAACTCCGTGACGGCCAGCCGGAGCTTCGTCGGTCGGAGAAGGTTGCCAGACTTCGGTTTCCCGACCCAAGGCCATGCGGGAAAGTTCCGCTCACAGCGACGAGTCTGGCCAAGTCCTACGGCTCCCTTGAGGTATTCACCGGCGTCGACTTGGCGATCGATCGCGGCGCCCGGGTCGTGATCCTTGGGCTCAACGGTGCTGGCAAGACCACGTTGCTGCGCATCATCGCGGGTGCCGAGACCAGCGATGCAGGTGAGCTTCACCCCGGGCACGGTCTGAAAGTCGGTTACTACGCCCAGGAACACGAGACCCTCAATCGGTCGGCTTCCTTGCTGGAGAACATTCAGGCAAGTGCGGTGGAATTGTCCGAGCAACAGGCTCGCGATTTGCTGGGATCCTTCCTGTTCTCCGGCGATCGGGTGAGTCAATTGGCTGGCACTCTGTCCGGTGGTGAACGAACCAGGCTGGCCCTTGCAATGCTGGTGGTGTCGGGCGCGAACCTCTTGCTACTGGACGAGCCGACAAACAACTTGGACCCGGCCAGCCGCGAGCAGGTCCTCTCCGCGTTGAGTACCTACCCCGGGGCGGTAGTGCTGGTAACCCACGACGTGGGCGCCGTTGACGCCCTCGAGCCAGAGAAGGTTCTGCTCCTGCCCGACGGCGATGAAGACCTGTGGAATGACAGCTACCGGGAACTCGTCGTTCTCGCCTGA
- a CDS encoding metal-sulfur cluster assembly factor, whose amino-acid sequence MDTTNTTTETATSDVKVASEDEVFEALKDVVDPELGINVVDLGLIYGVTVDSDNTATLDMTLTSAACPLTDEIEDQTRASLDGVVDDFRINWVWMPPWGPDKITDEGREMLRALGFNV is encoded by the coding sequence ATGGACACCACTAATACGACGACCGAGACCGCCACCAGCGACGTCAAGGTTGCGTCTGAGGATGAGGTCTTCGAGGCCCTGAAAGATGTTGTCGACCCCGAACTCGGCATCAATGTGGTCGACCTGGGGCTCATCTACGGCGTGACCGTGGATAGCGACAACACCGCCACGCTCGACATGACCCTGACATCCGCTGCCTGTCCACTGACCGACGAGATCGAGGACCAAACGCGGGCCTCCCTCGACGGTGTGGTGGACGACTTCCGCATCAACTGGGTGTGGATGCCGCCGTGGGGACCGGACAAGATCACTGACGAGGGTCGCGAGATGCTGCGTGCTCTCGGCTTCAACGTGTGA
- a CDS encoding ABC transporter ATP-binding protein, translated as MSSGPWSTLRSFTRDPSVKDRALAKGTVRRILGYATPYKRIITLFVVTLVIDSLLVIAQPLLFKRLVDQGITPGNAAVVTWCAIAVAVVALLDAALGLIGRYWSSRIGEGLIFDLRTAVFSHVQRQPIAFFTRAQTGALVSRLNNDVIGAQQAFTSTMSGVLGNAISVITVLIAMMALSWQITLASLVLLPIFVVPAKWMGRRLQALTREQMQLNADMGTQMTERFNVAGALLVKLFGRPADEDASFGSKSGRVRDIGVKIAMSNRYFITALTLVAALATAMVYGIGGNLVVSQQMSLGTLLALTGLLAMLYGPLTALSNVRVDVMTALVSFERVFEVLDLPPLVKEKPDAKSLEPGLASVRFDHVGFRYPSAEEVSLASLESIARTNPRRDDPVLNDVSFEVRPGQMVALVGPSGAGKSTITQLIARLYDTTSGTVRVGGQDVRDVTLESLHATIGEVTQDAHMFHDTIRYNLLYARPQATEAELWQALDDAQISSLIRSLPEGLDTVVGDRGHRLSGGEKQRIAIARLLLKAPSVVVLDEATAHLDSESEAAVQRALAKALEGRTSVVVAHRLSTIRSADEILVIGNGSIAQRGTHAQLMAVGGLYSELYRTQFREADGSAAPASSEADVRPDQIARVDPPSTASAAPVT; from the coding sequence ATGTCCTCTGGACCGTGGAGCACGCTGCGCTCGTTCACACGCGATCCTTCCGTCAAGGATCGGGCGCTCGCAAAAGGGACGGTTCGGCGAATTCTGGGCTACGCGACCCCTTACAAAAGGATCATCACCCTCTTCGTTGTCACGTTGGTCATCGATTCGCTGCTCGTGATTGCGCAGCCGCTGCTTTTCAAACGCCTGGTTGATCAGGGAATCACTCCCGGCAACGCCGCTGTCGTGACCTGGTGTGCCATCGCGGTTGCCGTCGTAGCATTGCTGGACGCCGCGTTGGGTCTGATAGGCCGCTACTGGTCCTCGCGCATCGGTGAGGGCTTGATCTTCGACTTGCGTACTGCGGTCTTCTCACACGTGCAGCGCCAACCGATCGCCTTCTTCACCAGGGCACAGACTGGGGCATTGGTTTCCCGGCTGAACAACGACGTGATCGGCGCACAGCAAGCGTTCACGTCCACCATGTCCGGTGTGTTGGGCAACGCGATCAGCGTCATCACGGTGCTCATAGCAATGATGGCGCTGTCCTGGCAAATCACGCTGGCGTCGCTGGTTCTGTTGCCAATCTTCGTGGTGCCGGCCAAGTGGATGGGTCGGCGCTTGCAGGCATTGACCCGTGAGCAGATGCAGCTCAACGCCGATATGGGCACCCAGATGACCGAGCGATTCAACGTTGCCGGTGCGCTGCTCGTCAAGCTATTCGGTCGCCCCGCCGACGAAGACGCGTCCTTCGGTTCCAAGTCGGGGCGCGTTCGGGACATCGGCGTCAAGATCGCGATGTCCAACCGGTACTTCATCACCGCCCTGACCCTCGTGGCTGCGTTGGCAACCGCGATGGTCTACGGCATTGGGGGCAACTTGGTCGTCAGCCAGCAAATGTCGCTGGGCACGCTGCTCGCACTGACTGGGCTGCTCGCCATGCTCTATGGGCCGCTGACCGCGCTGTCCAACGTTCGCGTCGACGTGATGACCGCACTGGTGAGCTTCGAACGCGTTTTTGAGGTGCTGGATCTGCCGCCGTTGGTAAAAGAGAAGCCCGATGCCAAGTCGCTGGAACCGGGGCTGGCATCGGTGCGGTTCGACCATGTCGGCTTCCGCTATCCGTCTGCCGAGGAGGTGTCACTGGCCTCGCTTGAATCGATCGCTCGAACTAACCCGCGCCGCGACGATCCCGTGCTCAACGATGTGTCATTTGAGGTGAGGCCAGGGCAGATGGTCGCGCTGGTGGGGCCTAGCGGGGCAGGCAAATCAACGATCACTCAGCTCATTGCGAGGTTGTACGACACTACCTCCGGCACGGTTCGTGTTGGCGGGCAGGACGTTCGCGATGTCACCTTGGAATCGCTCCACGCGACCATCGGTGAAGTCACCCAGGACGCGCATATGTTCCACGACACCATTCGCTATAACTTGCTCTACGCCCGACCCCAGGCCACTGAAGCTGAGCTCTGGCAAGCGTTGGACGATGCCCAGATCTCCTCGCTCATTCGATCGTTGCCGGAGGGGTTGGATACCGTCGTGGGGGATCGCGGACACCGCCTCTCGGGCGGAGAGAAGCAGCGAATTGCGATTGCCAGGCTGCTACTGAAGGCGCCGTCGGTCGTGGTGCTCGACGAGGCGACCGCGCATCTGGACAGCGAGAGTGAGGCGGCGGTTCAACGAGCGTTGGCAAAGGCCCTTGAGGGTCGCACGTCGGTGGTCGTTGCTCACCGCTTGTCCACGATCCGCAGCGCCGACGAGATCTTGGTTATTGGCAATGGTTCGATCGCCCAACGGGGAACTCACGCCCAACTCATGGCTGTTGGCGGTTTGTACTCCGAGCTCTACCGAACGCAGTTTCGCGAAGCGGATGGTTCAGCGGCGCCCGCCTCGTCGGAGGCTGACGTGCGGCCAGATCAGATCGCGCGGGTGGACCCGCCGTCGACGGCAAGTGCGGCTCCGGTCACGTAG